A genomic region of Longimicrobiaceae bacterium contains the following coding sequences:
- a CDS encoding VirB8/TrbF family protein encodes MLSETLADCSAPDAATELLAASPPTGSGEHTAPITPVSPYHAARWARDRHVEEMENRIRYLRALVFILAAVSAIAVQGAVALARQSRIVPYLVEVDRLGQPRAFGRVEDMPVPEERLIRGEVRRFIDAMRGVVSDPVAQNQMIDRGYAYTRGPGRTYVDAYFSAPRNNPHLLSRELIRLVQVRSVRRVAGSESTWEVEWDEYEVPVRGGQAMVRPWHGTLRTAVVPPADEQQLIDNPLGLYVTDVSWAPLNDGAAVNLQDVRGLMDAAASERLRDAQRAPQGAPAAMPPKETR; translated from the coding sequence ATGCTCTCCGAGACCCTGGCGGACTGCTCGGCACCCGACGCGGCGACGGAGCTCCTGGCCGCATCTCCCCCGACCGGCAGCGGCGAGCACACGGCGCCCATCACGCCGGTCTCGCCGTACCACGCCGCCCGCTGGGCGCGCGACCGGCACGTCGAGGAGATGGAGAACCGGATCCGCTACCTGCGGGCGCTGGTCTTCATCCTCGCGGCGGTGAGCGCGATCGCGGTCCAGGGCGCCGTGGCGCTGGCACGGCAGTCGAGGATCGTGCCCTACCTGGTCGAGGTGGACCGGCTCGGGCAGCCGCGGGCGTTCGGGCGCGTGGAGGACATGCCCGTGCCCGAAGAGCGCCTGATCCGCGGCGAGGTGCGCCGCTTCATCGACGCGATGCGCGGGGTGGTCTCCGATCCCGTCGCGCAGAACCAGATGATCGACCGCGGCTACGCGTACACGCGCGGGCCCGGCCGCACGTACGTCGACGCCTACTTCTCCGCCCCCAGGAACAACCCGCACCTGCTTTCCCGCGAGCTGATCCGGCTGGTGCAGGTGCGCTCCGTCCGGCGCGTGGCCGGCAGCGAAAGCACGTGGGAGGTGGAGTGGGACGAGTACGAGGTCCCGGTGCGGGGAGGGCAGGCGATGGTGCGGCCGTGGCACGGCACGCTGCGCACCGCGGTCGTCCCCCCGGCCGACGAGCAGCAGCTGATCGACAACCCGCTCGGGCTCTACGTGACCGACGTGAGCTGGGCCCCGCTCAACGACGGCGCGGCCGTGAACCTCCAGGACGTGCGGGGCCTCATGGACGCCGCGGCGAGCGAGCGCCTGCGCGATGCGCAGCGGGCTCCGCAGGGCGCCCCGGCGGCCATGCCCCCGAAGGAGACGAGATGA